From the Fusobacterium sp. IOR10 genome, one window contains:
- a CDS encoding MalY/PatB family protein codes for MKYCFNEKIDRSNNHSAKWEEMGNKFISNDLWPMWIADMDLKTPPEIIEAMREKVEQGIFGYVYRPDSYYKAATDWLEKRFQYKIDANTLINSPGVVPTLSILVRLMTKADEKVLIQSPVYYPFASVVKDNGRELVKNDLLRDEKGYYTIDFKDLEEKLADEKVTLFILCSPHNPVGRVWKKEELEEISRLCLKYNVRLIADEIWRDIIMPGNKHIPIASLNKETELNTITCFSPTKTFNIAGLQASFVTFPVKEEWEQFDRELGILDVKRNSPFSLVAFETGYTKGEEWLEELIEHLSGNMDYVIDFIEKKLPELKVQKPEGTYLMWIDFAGLGMTKEELSNFMQVEAKIALDDGCWFGDNGCGYERMNVACPRYMVEEGMNRIEKAVKKWRKTK; via the coding sequence ATGAAATATTGTTTTAATGAAAAAATAGACAGAAGTAATAATCATTCAGCCAAATGGGAGGAAATGGGAAATAAGTTTATATCTAATGATTTATGGCCAATGTGGATTGCAGATATGGATTTAAAAACACCACCAGAAATTATAGAAGCAATGAGAGAAAAAGTAGAACAAGGAATATTTGGGTATGTTTATAGACCAGATTCTTACTATAAAGCAGCAACAGATTGGTTAGAAAAAAGGTTTCAATATAAAATAGATGCAAATACTTTAATCAATAGTCCAGGAGTTGTTCCTACTTTATCTATTCTAGTAAGATTAATGACAAAAGCTGATGAAAAAGTTTTAATTCAATCTCCAGTTTACTATCCCTTTGCCAGTGTAGTAAAGGATAATGGAAGAGAATTAGTAAAAAATGATTTACTTAGAGATGAAAAAGGATATTATACTATAGATTTTAAAGATCTAGAAGAAAAATTAGCAGATGAAAAGGTTACATTATTTATATTATGTTCTCCACATAATCCAGTTGGAAGAGTTTGGAAGAAAGAGGAGTTAGAGGAAATTTCAAGACTTTGTTTGAAATATAATGTAAGACTTATTGCAGATGAAATATGGAGAGATATAATCATGCCAGGAAATAAACATATTCCAATAGCATCATTAAACAAAGAAACAGAATTAAATACAATAACTTGTTTTTCACCAACAAAAACATTTAATATAGCTGGACTTCAAGCTTCTTTTGTAACTTTCCCTGTAAAAGAGGAATGGGAACAATTTGATAGAGAACTTGGGATTTTAGATGTTAAAAGAAATAGTCCATTTAGCTTAGTTGCCTTTGAAACAGGATACACAAAGGGTGAAGAATGGTTAGAAGAGTTAATAGAACATTTAAGTGGAAATATGGATTATGTTATAGACTTTATAGAAAAAAAATTGCCAGAATTAAAAGTTCAAAAACCAGAGGGAACTTATTTAATGTGGATAGACTTTGCTGGTCTAGGAATGACAAAGGAAGAATTGTCTAACTTTATGCAAGTGGAAGCTAAAATTGCATTAGATGATGGATGTTGGTTTGGAGACAATGGTTGTGGATATGAAAGAATGAATGTTGCTTGCC